Part of the Longimicrobiaceae bacterium genome, TCCCGGGACGCGTCCCGGGAGCCCTCCGCCAAGCCGTTCGCCCGCGGCCGCTCAGGCCACGGCGCGGCGCACCAGGTCGCGCCAGGCGATGCCCAGGCTCTCCACCCCCAGCACCCGCTCGGTGAACCCGTTGCACCGCAGCATCTGCTGGACGACCCGCCCCACGATGGCGTCCAGCGCTCCCAGCGCGTCCACCCGGATCACCTCACGGAACTGGTCCTGCACCTCTTCGGAGAGCTCCCTGCGCAGGAACTCGACGGCGGCTGCCGCCGGGTCGCCTGCCACCGGGACCGCCGCGCCGGCCCGCACCGCTTCCTCACGAATCTGTGCCATAGTTCTCCCTCCGGTCCATTGGAGTGAACGGGGGGACGGCATCCCCCCCCGCGCTTCTTACTGACAGATGCGTGCCAGCGCCGCGGCAGCCGAACGCGAGACAGGACAAGGCTTTGCGGGTGGGCGCGTTCCCGGGGCGTCCCCGCCCGTGCACGCGACCTGTCCATCTTTCGCCACACACGGGCGCCGAGGTTCCGCGCGCCCCGGTGCGGTTGCCCTTCCGGGCGGTGCGGCGTACCCTTTCCCCTCCGGCCGTCCGGCGCCCGGACGGCACCCGCACCCGCACTCGAGGACCGGTCCGATGGAGGTGTTCACGGAGGAGTGGAGCCAGGCCTGCTGCGACGAGCTGAACCGGCGCGAAGTGTACCGGGGCGCCGCGGCGGAGTGGGAGGCCCCGGTGGTGCTGGTGATGGAGCGCGATCCCGCGCTGGGGGTGGAGGAGGACCGCGCCTTCCTGCTGGACCTGCACCGCGGAGAGTGCCGCGGCACCCGGCGCGCCACCGAGGACGACATGGCGCAGGTGTCGTACGTCATGCGCGCGACCCCGGCCGCCTGGCGGCACATCCTGGACGGCGAGCTGGACCCCATCACCGCGGTCATGACCGGGCGCCTCCGCCTGGCCCGCGGGAGCCTCCTCTCGCTCGCCCGCTACACGGCCGCCGCCCGCGAGATGGTCGCCGCCGCCGGGGCGGTGGAGGCCACCTTTCCGCCGCCCCGGCTCTGAGGGGCCCCCACCCGGCGGCCTGAGAGCCGCCACCCTCCCCCAATTCTGGGGGAGGGCTTCCCGCCGGGGTGGCATCGGGGCGAGTTGGCAGAGCCCCCTCCCCCGGCCCCTCCCCCGCAAGCGGGAGAGGGGAGCACTGCACCTGCAGTTCGGCACCATCGCGGAGAGGGTTGCAGGGAGGGGGTGGGGGTGGTCGGAGGAAAAAGCCTTGTGTTCGAGCGCAGCGAGTTTGGCTTTTTCCGGAGACTACCCCCGCCCCCGACCGCCACGCGCGGAAGCTAATGGCTCGCCGCCGCCCGCGCCCCGGATGCCGGCTTCGCGCCCTCGCTCTCCGGCGCCGCCTCCCCGCTGGCGTAGATCGCGCGCCGGAACAGGATGGGCCCCACCGTCTCGTTGACGGCGATCAGCGCCAGCAGCAGCGTGCCGAGGGCCGCCCCCTGCTCCGGGTACGCCTCGGTGACGATGGTGGCGAGGCCGATCGCCACCCCCGCCTGGGAGATCAGCCCCATCCAGGCGTACTTCCGCTCCGGCTCCCCCGCTCCGGCCCACCGCCCGCCCAGCCGCATCCCGGCCCAGATCGCCCCCGCCCGCACCAGCGCGAGGGGGATGACCAGGGGGAGGAGCGCCGCCACCTGCGCCACCTGGATCTTCGCCCCCGAG contains:
- a CDS encoding SCP2 sterol-binding domain-containing protein; protein product: MEVFTEEWSQACCDELNRREVYRGAAAEWEAPVVLVMERDPALGVEEDRAFLLDLHRGECRGTRRATEDDMAQVSYVMRATPAAWRHILDGELDPITAVMTGRLRLARGSLLSLARYTAAAREMVAAAGAVEATFPPPRL